One stretch of [Limnothrix rosea] IAM M-220 DNA includes these proteins:
- a CDS encoding NAD(P)H-quinone oxidoreductase subunit 4: MDSLQIPWLTAAIALPLIAAFAIPFIPDKDGKTVRWYTLSVALTDFMLLITAFWNNYSLQDTDFQLTEKLAWIPQLGLNWSLGVDGLSMPLIVLATLITTLAILASWNVTKKPKLFAFLMLVLLSAQIGVFAVQDVLLFFIMWELELVPVYLLISIWGGKKRLYAATKFILYTAFGSVFILAAALALAFYGDNVTFDMQELGMKDYPVLVETLAYVGFLIGFGLKLPIFPLHTWLPDAHSEASAPVSMILAGVLLKMGGYGLIRFNMEMLPDAHIKFAPLLIILGIVNIVYGALTAFGQTNLKRRLASSSISHMGFVLIGIASFTDLGMNGAVLQMLSHGFIAAALFFLSGVTYERTHTLMMDEMNGIGKLMPKTFAMFTAAAMASLALPGMSGFVSELTIFLGLSESDAYSSGFKVIAVFLTAVGVILTPIYLLSMLREIFYGDRPEELKATPAQADAKPREVFIAVCLIAPIIAIGLYPKLATRTYDTKVVEVASKVRSALPVYAEKATENQGLQAANNVFESMHTPALIAPSLPNS, translated from the coding sequence ATGGATAGCTTACAGATACCTTGGCTGACTGCGGCGATCGCCCTACCCCTCATAGCAGCCTTTGCCATTCCCTTTATCCCCGACAAAGACGGCAAGACAGTCCGTTGGTATACCCTTAGTGTTGCCCTCACGGACTTTATGCTGCTCATTACCGCTTTCTGGAATAACTACAGCCTTCAGGATACGGATTTTCAACTCACCGAAAAATTGGCTTGGATTCCCCAGCTGGGCTTGAATTGGTCTTTAGGCGTTGACGGTTTGTCAATGCCTTTGATCGTTTTAGCCACTCTAATTACCACCTTGGCGATTTTGGCATCGTGGAACGTCACGAAGAAGCCCAAGCTATTCGCCTTTTTAATGCTTGTCCTTTTAAGCGCACAAATTGGTGTCTTTGCCGTACAGGATGTTCTCCTATTCTTCATCATGTGGGAATTGGAGCTTGTACCTGTTTACCTCCTGATTTCCATTTGGGGTGGTAAAAAACGTCTTTATGCCGCAACCAAATTTATTCTCTACACAGCATTTGGTTCTGTATTTATCCTTGCCGCAGCGTTAGCACTGGCTTTCTACGGCGACAATGTGACCTTCGACATGCAAGAGTTGGGCATGAAGGACTATCCAGTTCTGGTGGAGACCCTCGCTTATGTGGGCTTCCTAATCGGTTTTGGTTTAAAGTTACCGATTTTCCCACTGCATACTTGGTTGCCTGATGCCCATAGTGAGGCTTCTGCGCCTGTTTCGATGATTTTGGCAGGTGTGCTCTTGAAGATGGGTGGCTATGGTCTCATCCGTTTCAATATGGAGATGTTGCCCGATGCCCACATTAAGTTTGCGCCGCTTCTAATCATTCTCGGTATTGTCAATATCGTTTATGGTGCATTGACTGCTTTTGGTCAAACCAATCTCAAGCGTCGTCTGGCTTCTTCGTCTATTTCTCACATGGGTTTTGTGCTCATTGGTATTGCCTCTTTTACTGATTTGGGGATGAATGGTGCGGTGTTGCAAATGCTTTCCCATGGTTTCATTGCGGCGGCGTTATTTTTCCTCTCTGGTGTTACCTATGAGCGGACTCACACGTTGATGATGGATGAGATGAATGGTATTGGAAAATTAATGCCGAAGACGTTTGCTATGTTTACGGCGGCGGCGATGGCTTCTCTGGCGTTGCCGGGTATGAGTGGTTTTGTCAGTGAGCTAACGATTTTCCTTGGTCTTAGTGAAAGTGATGCTTATAGTTCTGGTTTTAAGGTTATTGCGGTTTTCCTCACGGCTGTGGGTGTGATTTTAACGCCCATTTATTTGCTCTCGATGCTACGGGAAATCTTCTATGGCGATCGCCCTGAGGAGCTGAAGGCGACTCCTGCTCAAGCTGATGCCAAACCCCGCGAAGTCTTTATTGCGGTTTGCTTGATTGCGCCTATTATTGCCATTGGTCTTTATCCGAAGTTGGCGACTCGCACCTACGACACAAAGGTTGTTGAGGTTGCTAGTAAGGTGCGCTCTGCGCTTCCGGTCTATGCGGAAAAAGCTACTGAGAATCAGGGTTTACAGGCAGCAAATAATGTTTTTGAATCGATGCACACGCCGGCATTGATTGCGCCCAGTTTGCCAAATTCCTAG